In the genome of Diaphorobacter sp. HDW4A, the window AGAGCGCCGACTTCGCCGCCAAGCGCAGGCCAAGTCCCAGCCCGAGCCTGGGAACGGGCCACGGCTCGATCGAAACCTCGTACACCTCGAACACCGAGTTCGACGCTGCTACCCGCAGGCCCGAGCAGGTCGTGCGTTTTCGCTACGACAGCTATGCCAACCTGGTCGCCAAGGGCGTGATTCCCACGCCGCGCGGCGAGCGAACACCGAATCCCTTTCCCGCGCAAGGGGACAACGGTTTTGTCCCCGATCCTCCGCGCTGGTAAGCTGATTCGGTTCTGGGCTGTGCGATTTTCTCCACAGCCGGGGCGGCGGGGCTTCTGGCTTTGCATAATGCCCGGCATGGTGGAGTCTGAACTGCAATCTCTTGCCGACGAGGCGCTGATGCTGGCCTATGCCGGTGGTCGCGCCGCGGCATTCGAAAGCCTGTATGACCGCCATGGCAAGCGTCTCTGGCGCTATTTGTTTCGCAACACCGGCAACCCGGCGCTGGCAGATGATCTGGGGCAGGAGGTCTGGTTCGCTGTGGTGGACGCGGCTTCGAACTACCAGGTGAAGGCCAAATTCACCACTTGGCTGTTCACGCTCGCGCACCACAAGCTGGTCGACCACTGGCGTAGCCACCGGCCGCAGCTCAGCCTGAACGAGGACTCCCCCGAAGCCATGTCGCTCGCCGAAACCCTGTTTGCGAATTCCGGCTTCGAGCCCGAGCGACTGCAGGGCCGCAAGGATCTGGCACGCGCGCTGCTCGATGCGCTGGCCGATCTGCCCGAAGACCAGCGCACCGCGTTTCTGCTGCAGGCCGAGGGCGACCTCAGCGTGGCCGACATCGCCGCCGCAACCGGCGTGCCGCAGGAGACAGCCAAGACCCGTCTGCGCTACGCCCGCGCCAAGCTGCGCCAGGCGCTGGAGGTGCTGGCATGACCGATCGCGCCACGGAGAACCACGCCACAGACGGTAGTGCCGACGACCAGCTCGTCGCGCTGTATCGCGAGGCGGTCGCGGAAGATCGCGGACCGAGCGCCGACAGCCGCGAGCGCGTGCTCGCCCGTGCCCGGGAGATGGCTGCCAGACGTGCCGAAGCCGCATCGGTGCAAGCACAGAAACCGCGCGGCGAGGCCGCCAACGACCGTCGCTGGCTGCGCCACGCGCTCGGCAGCGTGGCGATGATCGGACTGGTCGGCTGGCTGACCCTGCAGCATCTCGACGAACCCGGAGCACCGCAACTCGACACCGCGCCAGTGTCTGCACCTGCTGCATCAGCACCGATGCCAGAGCCACCCGCTCAGGCCCCGGCCGAAGCTGAAAAGAAGACCAATCGCGCCGAAGATTCGATGAACAGCGCAGTCATTCCCAAACCGGCTCCCGAAAGAGTGCGGGAAAAGGCGGCGGCCAAGGAGGAGAGGGCGCTACGCGAGGAAGCTCCTGCGGCGGCTTCCGCAGCGCCGGAGCTGCGCAGAATGCCCGCGCCGCAGTCTGCTCCTGCGCCTGTACCTGTGCCAGCTCCAGCTCCAGCTCCAGCCGCCGAGGTTGCGCCGAGCGCAGCGGACTCCAGCGCTCCCGCTGCCTTGTCGGGTGCGGCTCGTCGGGATTCGTTGTCCAACAACAAGGTTATGCGTCAGGGCAATGCCGCGTTGAAACCACTGCCGATCTGCGATGCGGACATGGATCCCGAGGCACTCGCCGAGCAGACCCGCCGCATCAAGGCGCGGGACGAGGCGCTCGCACAAAGCCAACCCTTGCCCGAGTCCGCACCGATCTGCAGGCCTGCCAAGGACGAAGCATCTCCACCAGGCAGCGAATCTCGCTGAAAAAGCGTTTGAAAGGGTTTAGCCCAGTGTCACCACGACGGGCGTGTGGTCGCTTGGCTGCTTGTTCTTGCGCGGCGTGCGGTCTATGGTGCAGGCCGTCACCGAGCCCTTGAGCGCGTCGCTCACCAGAATGTGGTCAATGCGCAAGCCCCGGTTCTTCTGGAAGCCCAGCATGCGGTAGTCCCACCACGAGAAGCTCTTTTCCGGCTGGTCGAACATACGGTAAGCGTCGGTGAGTCCGAGGCCAAGCAGGTTCTGGAAGTGCGTGCGCTCTTCCACGGTGTGGTGGATGGTGTCCTTGAGCCCGACCGGGTCGTAGGAATCGCGGTCTTCGGGCGTGACGTTGAAATCGCCCATGATGATCAGACGTTTATGCTTCTGCATCTCGGATCGCACCCAGTTCTCGAGCGCTGTGAGCCACTTCATCTTGTAGGCGAACTTCTCGCTGCCCGGCTCCTGGCCGTTGACGAAATAGCAGTTGATGACGCGCAGTGGACCCGCATCGGTCTCCACCGTGCCCGCAATCACGCGCGCTTGTTCGTCCTCGTGCAGCGGGATGTTGCGCACCACTTCGTCGGCCGACTTCTTCGTGATGAGCGCCACGCCGTTGTAGGTCTTCTGCCCGAAGCAGACGCTTTGGTAGCCCAGTGCTTCGAAGGCATCATGGGGAAACTTGTCGTCGGTGAGCTTGAGTTCCTGCAGTCCCAACACATCGACCGGATTGGCCTGCAGCCATTCCAGTACCTGTGGCAGGCGAACGTTGAGGGAGTTGATGTTCCAGGTGGCAAGTTTCATTGTTTTTATAACCTATTGATATAGTTTGTGTTTTTTAGATGATCCTGCTTATTCTTGGCTCTAGCTACAGATCTAGCTACAAAGTTGAGGCGAGATGGAATGACATGCAGGGACACGACCGTAGCGTCCATCACTTTTGTAGCTAGCCACTGGCTTTGGGTGATTGTCGTGGATTGAGGTCCGCCGTGAGACTTCGCGCAGCGCAAGCGTTCTTGGCTTCGTGCGTTGGCAGATGACCTGGGCTGCCCGTCGGTCAAGGCGCGGGAACGCGATGCGCCAAGGATGGCGTACCCGAACGGGCTGCGTGGATGGGACGAGGGGAGGATATTCATCTGAGCGCTGGCACTGAATGCCGAGCATTTATCCATGATTTTTCATATTGCGCAACAAAGTGCCCTGAAGTGCAAAAGTGCAATGGCTGTTGGTGTCGACGGTTCGTTGATGATCGAGCAGAGTTGACTGAGCGTGGCGCTTCAGTGGTCGCATCAGAGTCGGGCACTTTGCGCTTGGAGACTTGTTCCCCTCGACGCCGCTGCGGTTGCAGATTGATCAGCTGCGGATAAGCTGACATCAGGAGGTAGTCGATATGAGAAAGTGCTTCTTTTTGTTGATCCTGTCGATGGGGCCGGCGGTCGGTCTGCTTGTCTCCATTGCGTCCAACGATAAGTGGGGAGTCGCTGTATTGATGATGGGACTCGGCCTCATGATTTCCGCCCCGCTCGCAGCGGCGCTGACCGGTGTTGGTCGAAGTGGATGTAGGTCGAGACAAGGCTGGGGTAGCGGAGGCTCAGGTGCCTCCGGTTCCTTGTTTAAGGGAGATTCGCCGCTGCGTCGCTGGGATCGTTAGGGTTCCCGTTTCGACTTGATCAGCTTCTCCACGAGTTCTTTGGTGTTGTCGAGTGTCGCTTCCACGTCGCTGTAGACCTGCTTTGTGGACCGTCTTAACAATGACTTCTTGGACTCCAACGTCCCGTCGTCCGTCTTGACGATCTCGGCCTTCCTGTCGAACTCGTTACTTCTTCCGGTGGTGTCTCCGCGAAGCTGGTCCGCTCGTTGTCGAACTTCCTCTCTGACGGGTGAAGGCGGTTGCGTTCTCTGCGGCAGCGGACGGCTTGGGTCAGCTCCATGGCCAGCCGTCGCGCGAAGGTGGGCACGGTGCGCTGCGGAGATGTTGGGAGTGAGCGCGGTGTCCCTCAGTTGCTCTTGATGAAGTTCACGCACTTCGCCGAATGAGGTGGGTAGGCTGCTCCCATCGTGAAGTGTGCGGTTCGGGCGCAGAGATTGCCGAGCCAGTTCCGCCGACATCAAGGCATGGGCCGCAGCGCTGTTGCCACCGTAGGTTTGGGCATAGCGCAGGAACATCTCCATGTTGTGCGGATCCTGGGCGATGTCGATGGAAATGGTCTCGCCTTTCTCATGGGCAACCGAGAGGCGTTCGGCGAAGCTCGTGCGATCAGCAAGAGTAGCGTCTGCGCGCTCGGAGCGCGCTGTCGTCGAGCTGAGCCTTGCCGACATTTCACGGGCTTCTCTGGCATCGCTCGACACTGCCTGGATGACGCTGGAGTCTCTGGACACACGGTCGCCAAACTGCTTGAAGGCAACCAACTGTTCGCCTGTCAAGCTACTGAGTGCCTTCTGCTCTTGGGCAGAAAGACTGGATTGGTAGGTCTTGTCGCCGCTTGCGCGGATCTGAC includes:
- a CDS encoding sigma-70 family RNA polymerase sigma factor — its product is MVESELQSLADEALMLAYAGGRAAAFESLYDRHGKRLWRYLFRNTGNPALADDLGQEVWFAVVDAASNYQVKAKFTTWLFTLAHHKLVDHWRSHRPQLSLNEDSPEAMSLAETLFANSGFEPERLQGRKDLARALLDALADLPEDQRTAFLLQAEGDLSVADIAAATGVPQETAKTRLRYARAKLRQALEVLA
- the xth gene encoding exodeoxyribonuclease III, whose protein sequence is MKLATWNINSLNVRLPQVLEWLQANPVDVLGLQELKLTDDKFPHDAFEALGYQSVCFGQKTYNGVALITKKSADEVVRNIPLHEDEQARVIAGTVETDAGPLRVINCYFVNGQEPGSEKFAYKMKWLTALENWVRSEMQKHKRLIIMGDFNVTPEDRDSYDPVGLKDTIHHTVEERTHFQNLLGLGLTDAYRMFDQPEKSFSWWDYRMLGFQKNRGLRIDHILVSDALKGSVTACTIDRTPRKNKQPSDHTPVVVTLG